The sequence ATGTGGTCTATATAACCAAGAACTCAGTTCTGCAAACCTGCATTCAGGAAAATATACAATTGTAACCATTCAAATGAGAGCTTGTGAAAGAGCCTGTTGGGGCATTTTCTTGGTATGTCTATCATTTGCAGTGAGTTTATGCAGTGCAGATGAACAGACAGTAGCAGTGGAAGTCGTAGGGACTGCAGAATGTGCTGATTGCAAGACATACAACATTAAATCCACTCAGGCATTTTCAGGTAATAACTCTTGCATACCATTCTGACACAATACATGCACAGGAAATTTTGAGTTATAAATTCTTCTAAATGTTcggtaataaatatatatttaatttagtcATATAAATTTTGGATTTTGCGATTCATTATAtagattttatataaaatttatgttgattTTATCCatcttatatgatatatgtaatATGATCTTACgctatatatattaaatattgttaaacattttttggatttttatatACTAATCCTCTTGGTAAATATGGGAGTTGAGTATAACATATAATACTGATggtaacatttattttaatatttcaaatacaaattatacatataatataattttttgtatttgatgATTAATTATACGATTTTTCTTTCGTTCGATTGGATTTTCTCATGCAGCGGCGTGATAATTTACACTTTTCCAAATTGAAAAATTCGTgagaattttattattattattattatatgtagtCCAATTCTTAATCTTGAGTTATTGTTCTGATCTTCACCAGAAacttaatatattttcaattttttttaataatagaaAATCAATTTGTAAAGAGATATTTAAGCAACGTTGCATGCAGGGCTTCGTGTGAGCGTGGACTGCAAGCTAGAAAATGGCGAAACCAAAAGAATGGGCGACGCTGATATCGACAAAAACGGCAAATTCAAGATCTCAATCTCACACGAACCCGACCAGAACTGTTACGTCCAGCTCCACAGCGCCGCCGCCGTGCCCTGCCTGTCCCACGGCGGCCTCGACGCCTCCAAGATCGTGCTCAAATCCCAAACCAACGGCGCTAAAACCTTCAGCCTATCCACAAATCTGCAGTTCTCCACGGCCCCGTGTGCTTCCAAAACCTTATCGTCCTACTTCCACCAGCCACCTCTCCCCCCGCTGAGCCCCCACCCGTGGCTCAAAAGCTACCATTCTTGGCCTCCTCTCCCCCCACTCAGTCCCCACCCATGGCTCAAAAGCTATAATTGGCCTCCACTTCCCCCACTAAGCCCCCACCCATGGCTCAAAGGCTCCCATTCTTTGCCTCCTCTTTCCCCGTTTCCGCCGCTTCCTCCTCTCTTCCACCACAAGCAACCGCCGGCTCCCGTCATCTACACGCCGCCTGTAGTCCAACCACTCCCTCCACTGGCCCCCGTCTACACGCCGTCTCCGGTCTACACGCCAAAGCCATCGGTTCCGGTCTACAAGCCAAAGCCACCAGTTCCTGTCTACAAACCAAAGCCACAAGTTCCTGTCGTCTATAAGCCAAAGCCACCAGTCTCCAAGCCGGCTCCTCCGGTCTACAAGCCAAAGCCTTCGGTTCCGGTCTACAAGCCAAAGCCACAGGTTCCTGTCTACAAACCAAAGCCACCAGTTCCTGTCGTCTATAAGCCAAAGCCACCAGTCTCCAAGCCTGCTCCTGAAGTGAAGCCACTTCCTCCGGCGGTTCCATCGTACAAGCCTCCATGCCCACCGCTCCCTAAGCTTCCTCCTTTGCCTAAGTTTCCTCCAAAGTACTTCCACCACCCTAAATATGGATTTAATTTCCCACCACTGCCCCCTCACCATCCTTAAAACTTTTCTCGAATCCGATTTAAAGGATGTTAGCAATGTTGTTTGATTGATTTACAAGGGTTTAAGTAAGAAATTGAAGTAGGTTGCAGCTTTATGGATAAAGGCTCTCCATGTTTCATGAGAGAAAGTTATATTGAAGACTAAAGAATGTGTTTTGTTGTGGTTCGTAAGTTGTGTACGTACGGTCTTATTTtagtttgttttgttttgttttgcttTGAAAATCAGATTCAATTCCTTGTACATTTCTTGAAAAAGTCCCTCTATTTCACGCACGAACTacttatatattatttgatatgattttggtTTTATAAATTAGTTTGTGTtttggtttatgattttttttatatgaagtACTGACGTAATTATGGTTCGCAATCGCGGTCGTAGATGTCACCGTTTCAGTTTTTATGACATTTCGCGGAACTGTCACAGTacggatatttttttaaaattaatataaattaaaaattttggaaaatattcaaaaatatgtaaatcaaaattaatatcatttaaattgattatttgattaaaacaataattgtaaatatattttttaaattttatttacgtCTTATTGAATCACAAAACATATCTTTgttatatatcgaaattttcacaactttctcaaaattgaaatatactatttaaaaaattttggattataattaattaaacttttgtatcaaacaaaaaaatatacaaagaaAACTTCAAAATTTAACTCATGGTTTgggataaaaaatataaatcgtcaattttaaaattgtttgtaTATAAAACCATTAAATAAAAAAGGAGCAATATTGTTTTTCTTTATATGCACTTCGATTTATCATGAacaaatcatttttattatctcttttttttaaaaaaaaaataccataatatgaagcaggaaagaaagttatggtgtgttttaatttacatagtaaattttatctatatatataggaAAATGTCATTTCATTATATGTTTAATGAAGATATGCTATAAAAGGTGAGCTTCAACATAATGTAATAAATcgaatatgaaatattaatatatacataGTTAGCAAAAtgatattgataaaaaaatatcaaaaaaaaaaacactaatcATTCCTAGTGTAATTGAAACAAGagattttttttcgaaaaaataGTTTGACCaatatcatttttcaaaatttgcatattatttaaattaatatgtaaTTATTGCAATCTATAACAAGTTTCActtatattctaaatttacattttaaacctatttttaatatattttagatattcttttaaaattaactttattaaacaaataattgataaaatagATCGAGTACTTTTATGTTCTTCTATCAATTTGTTAAAAGTTCATATAATATGTATCATTTATGAAATCTATACAAATTAAGAAGAGTGGATCGAGCTATACAAATTATATGTATcaattttgaaatcatttatCCACATAACAAgaagaatgaaaaaaaataaaaacataataataaaaaaaatttagagctcgacccactcttctagtttttttattttttttaaattttttaatttttttttcactctTCTTATGAACAGCTCTACCCAGCACCTCGACCCAATCGACCCAGGTGAATCATTGATTATCTTCAATGACATCCTCCAGGAATTTAAGGCTCTTAAGTCAACAAAATTCTcctaatttcattaaattattataattataataataaacaaaCTTTACTGTATGATTGAATTTGAGCATACAAActttaaaaaatctcaaaacaatattattattcataaaatatgaataataagGATGAAGTTTAacgttttgatttgtttttattttctaaaatattacATACACAATGAAGAGCTCGACCCATAGTTTCTGAAATATTACATACACAATATAGTGGGTCGAGCTCTTCACACGTCACACctgggtcgagctcgacccaaTTTTTTAAGGCCCTTTTCGTGTTTAGTCGATCCGTTCTGATCCGTTGAGTTCCACCGATAACACGACGTTTTCTATCTATGTAACGCCGACCCAAAGCATCAACGTTCATACCTCGGAACTTCGTCACGGTGGATCTAGTTCCCGTTCTGGAACTGTCTTTCCAGCCGTTCCGCTACCGTTTCTGCCAACCATGGACGTAACTCTGGACGTATCAACATTTTTCGAGCCCACCCCGCACTCCGTTAAGAAAATCAAAAGTCAAAATATAAcatcatttatatttataagatCAAGACACAGAATAAGCAAATTAATTAGATGACACTTTGGATATTTTCCGTGtttgaaaaatagaaatttaTCCTAAAACCTAGTCTTGAAAATTTCAATACAAATTATTCATTTTGTATAAACTTacttcataaaatttcataccGAGTAATTAAACATATTAGATAAAATGTagcatatttttcattatatatgtgtgtacaATTTTCGAttgagtatttatttaaatataattgagTGTTACTCTTGTTGTAGAATTCCAAAATTTGTAAGTCGATTATTCGCCccgtaaaatatttgaatttatattgtaGAATCAAATAAAGTAAGCATAATTgagtaaataaattattatcatACATTTTTGTTAGTTAACAAGGTGTTTTGAATATGAAACTTTCTTAACTGGGTTTTTATggtaatttttcatatttatatacaagaataaaataatagtaggtcattattttttttatgaatcagATCGAGTTGGAGATGTGTGTcacaaaaaattgataaatgtgaattttttttaaatatgggAATCCTTTTTatgaatttcaattttaaatggGCTTTACGTTAAATAAGAGTCGCAAGCCCAATGAAATCCTGCGTGCATAAAAAGAGTCCATGTCTTACAACTCTCGTCTCGAGGCTTATAAatcccacttcagtttggttcCTGCAATCACTTGCGATTGAGTTGGATTCTGAAGTTCTCTAGAACCCTAATAAACTTTCCGAAATTGGGCTTCCGCTTCTACGGTTCAAATTGTTTGCCCGAGTTGACAATTCGCGGGAGTTTCTTTACTTTTTTGCGCGAAAACCGAGATATTTGCGCACGTGTTGGTGTTGGCTGGGATAAATTAAACATGGACGTGGTATGCATTGAGAAAAAGAATTCAGATTTAGATTTATTCACAATTTTGTGTTTCAATTATGACGATAGATAAAATATTGGTATTAGGGTATCAGATGGTTTTACTTTAATCTCAAGTGATCTATTCTATTTCAGTTTGGTCAATATGGATACCATGGAGCATCATTTGATCAAACATACCGGTGTTATCCTGCTTCCTTTATTGACAAGGTTGGAAGGCTTCCTTTTAAAACTTTTGGGTTCCTCTTGGATTgaagcattttatttttaaagtggaTTTAGAAGAATGTATCTGAAGTGATTTTTATAACTGAGGATTTGAACCATATTGTTTtgaattgaaaattttcttataattaaaGTTTAAGATTTGCGTTCATGGATCTGAAAACCACCCAAGCAATTAGAGGCAAAATTAGAGTCTTTTTGCCGATTCTGTTGGTGGCTACTTTAATATATTGCACTCTTGTAACTCTGATTATGTCCTCTAATGTCAAGATTTTCTTTGGAACAGAACTAGTAATAGTGTAATACGCTTAGTATTGCTGCTATTATTTATGCCAAGCATTACTTAGATATTGTCAATTTATTAGATTTGGGATGATTTTAATTTTCTCACTTTCTTGATTTTGCAGTCTCAGATAGAAAATGGTGACAAAGGTAAAACAACTTGTGCTTTTACCATTGTTGGCAAGTTATGGATATTTCATTggctcatttttttaatttgtttttgttcttgttcCAGTCATCATGCCTCCATCAGCTCTTGATCGTCTCGGTAGTTCTCCTTTCTTGTGTGGTTCACACTGTTCTTTTTTTTTGGGGGTACCTTTCCGATGCTTGACTAGCTTTTGGTCTTTAAGGTTTAATATAGATTGAAATTGCCCTTATCATACAGCATCACTTCATATTGATTATCCTATGTTATTTGAGCTTCAAAATGCTTTCACTGAGCGGGTTTCTCACTGTGGGGTTCTGGAGTTCATTGCAGAAGAAGGCACGATGTACATGCCTTACTGGGTATGTCCAGAACATCTCGTTGTTCTACAACTTTTGCTGGACAACATTTGATTGTAATGTCATCTTACAGATGATGGAGAATCTGTTATTACAAGAAGGAGATTTTGTACAAGTGAAAAATGTGACTCTTCCCAAGGGTACATATGTTAAATTGCAACCCCACACAAAGGACTTCTTGGATATCTCTAATCCAAAAGCTATGTGAGTGTTGAGATAAGATTTATTAAGCCTATCGTGAATCTTGAACATAAAACGTATGTGCAACATTTAGCGCACCCAATTTGCAACACACAGGTTTTGCTTGTTTGGATAATTGGATGTGAATAAGAAACTAGTGCGTGTGCACATACCCACATATATGTTGCATTGTTTTGAAAAACTTCGTTTTCTTATCTATGGTAAAGACATCATTCAAGTTTGATgttcaattaaaattttgttgcAGCTTGGAGACAACGCTGAGGAATTATTCCTGCTTAAGCACTGGGGATAGCATCATGGTGGCCTATAATAATAGAAAGTATTACGTAGATATCATCGATGCAAAGCCTTCTAATGCCATAAGTATTATTGAAACTGATTGTGAAGTGGACTTTGCTCCTCCTCTTGATTACAAGGAGCCCGAAAAACCTTCTGTATCCATCCCAAAAGGCAAACCACCAACAGAAGGTACAAGTTTTATAATTGCCCTATTGACATGCGCTCTTCTTGGCATTATGATATCAAGGGCATGTGTCGATATTTTTCTTGAATTACCAGCTGAACTATCTTATGCCCATTTTGGGATGTGCAGGTCTGGAGCTTCCAGCTGAGACCGGACCAAAATTCAGTCCTTTTACCGGTGTTGCAAGACGGTTAGATGGGAATCCTCTGATAACCCAGCCTGCACCAGTTACATCAAACGTCAAAACTGATGCTCTTACTGCTAGTGGGCAAGCTTCGACAGCAAGTTTCAGTTCACTAAGTAAAGATCGCCTTTCTCAAGGGAGGCTCGTATTTGGCTCAAATACAGAACGCTCTCATCAAGCCTCAAAGGTCTCTATTTCCCCCCACCTCATTGTATCTCTCTCACTTACAAAAAACCAACATAGATATTTCATTTTTAGTATTAGTATATTTgtaaatgatcaaataatttcaGTTATGGAGCTAAaagtaagaaattttttaaaaaaaaaccaatgtTCTTGTAATTCCTTCATGTTTCATTATGGTTTTCTTATACTGTAGGACACTTCAAAAGGCACCAAGCAAGAGCCGCCAAAGAATGAAGAACCAAAATTCCAGGCCTTTTCTGGGAAGAAGTACTCACTGATGGGTTGATTATATGTTCGTataaactttatattttatcatgttattttGGCGCTGAAACTTCATCGTTCAAAGTTGTGGAAGAGcaatagttgttgatccaaacTTGGTTATCGAACTTTATTGAAAATATGCGTAGCTCGCAaactatcaaaaataaaataataggtATTCAAATttggtttaaaatatatttgaactGATTTAGTTAAAACAAGTTTAAACCAAAAAGAGTAATTCGGCATCACCCACATATTTGCGTACTTGAATCATAAACATGTCTTTGAGATTTTAAATACTAAATACTTGGCGTGGAAAACATGCACATTTGTCTCAGAGATGAATTAAAACACTAAATGCACGCTGAGACCATTGAGGCTTGTTGTCGTCTTGTCGAAAATACAGAATACCCTTTTCAAGGCTCATATTATACAtggaaaataatattcttttgaacgattacatggaaaaataactttagaatgggaaaaaaagaaaatcaaaagtcCACACATTAATCATCCAATCAATCTTTATTCGTCGCACACAATACAAAAATTTTCCAGTAGGAAGTCCGTAAATTGTACTAAAGTCCACATATACCAAATCAGTCTATCCAAGGCAGATTTCTCTCAAAGCATCCTTTACATTGGGATATTTAAACACATACCCGAGTTCCATCAGCTTCTTGGGAACCATGTTTTGCCCTTCCAAAAGCTTAAACGAGTGCCAAACATTGTAATATGTCAGCTCATGCACCACCTAAGACTTAACTTAAATAGGAGGAATGAGAGAAGAGATCATACCACATATGCACCTTCTTTAAGAGCAAATCTCAGGAAAAAAGAGGGGATATGCAGCCAAGAGGGTCTACCCAAGACCGATCCCAGATGAGTGCAAAATTCCGAAAGCCGAACAGGGTTTGGAGCAGAGGTGTTGAAGGCTCCTGTTATTTAGATGTAGTAAATTAGGATAATTTGAGGGATGAAATGAGAGAAAAAGGTCGAGGGCAACATGATTGAGTTTTGGGAACCAGTGGTATAAACAACTGTCACAGAACAATTCAAGTGTTTTTTAACTTGTAAATAAATTACATGTATTTCAAACTGCTCACTGATA comes from Primulina huaijiensis isolate GDHJ02 chromosome 2, ASM1229523v2, whole genome shotgun sequence and encodes:
- the LOC140969116 gene encoding uncharacterized protein isoform X1; amino-acid sequence: MRACERACWGIFLVCLSFAVSLCSADEQTVAVEVVGTAECADCKTYNIKSTQAFSGLRVSVDCKLENGETKRMGDADIDKNGKFKISISHEPDQNCYVQLHSAAAVPCLSHGGLDASKIVLKSQTNGAKTFSLSTNLQFSTAPCASKTLSSYFHQPPLPPLSPHPWLKSYHSWPPLPPLSPHPWLKSYNWPPLPPLSPHPWLKGSHSLPPLSPFPPLPPLFHHKQPPAPVIYTPPVVQPLPPLAPVYTPSPVYTPKPSVPVYKPKPPVPVYKPKPQVPVVYKPKPPVSKPAPPVYKPKPSVPVYKPKPQVPVYKPKPPVPVVYKPKPPVSKPAPEVKPLPPAVPSYKPPCPPLPKLPPLPKFPPKYFHHPKYGFNFPPLPPHHP
- the LOC140969116 gene encoding uncharacterized protein isoform X2 — its product is MRACERACWGIFLVCLSFAVSLCSADEQTVAVEVVGTAECADCKTYNIKSTQAFSGLRVSVDCKLENGETKRMGDADIDKNGKFKISISHEPDQNCYVQLHSAAAVPCLSHGGLDASKIVLKSQTNGAKTFSLSTNLQFSTAPCASKTLSSYFHQPPLPPLSPHPWLKSYHSWPPLPPLSPHPWLKSYNWPPLPPLSPHPWLKGSHSLPPLSPFPPLPPLFHHKQPPAPVIYTPPVVQPLPPLAPVYTPSPVYTPKPSVPVYKPKPPVPVYKPKPQVPVPAPPVYKPKPSVPVYKPKPQVPVYKPKPPVPVVYKPKPPVSKPAPEVKPLPPAVPSYKPPCPPLPKLPPLPKFPPKYFHHPKYGFNFPPLPPHHP
- the LOC140969116 gene encoding uncharacterized protein isoform X3, whose product is MRACERACWGIFLVCLSFAVSLCSADEQTVAVEVVGTAECADCKTYNIKSTQAFSGLRVSVDCKLENGETKRMGDADIDKNGKFKISISHEPDQNCYVQLHSAAAVPCLSHGGLDASKIVLKSQTNGAKTFSLSTNLQFSTAPCASKTLSSYFHQPPLPPLSPHPWLKSYHSWPPLPPLSPHPWLKSYNWPPLPPLSPHPWLKGSHSLPPLSPFPPLPPLFHHKQPPAPVIYTPPVVQPLPPLAPVYTPSPVYTPKPSVPVYKPKPPVPVVYKPKPPVSKPAPEVKPLPPAVPSYKPPCPPLPKLPPLPKFPPKYFHHPKYGFNFPPLPPHHP
- the LOC140969134 gene encoding uncharacterized protein, which encodes MDVFGQYGYHGASFDQTYRCYPASFIDKSQIENGDKVIMPPSALDRLASLHIDYPMLFELQNAFTERVSHCGVLEFIAEEGTMYMPYWMMENLLLQEGDFVQVKNVTLPKGTYVKLQPHTKDFLDISNPKAILETTLRNYSCLSTGDSIMVAYNNRKYYVDIIDAKPSNAISIIETDCEVDFAPPLDYKEPEKPSVSIPKGKPPTEGLELPAETGPKFSPFTGVARRLDGNPLITQPAPVTSNVKTDALTASGQASTASFSSLSKDRLSQGRLVFGSNTERSHQASKDTSKGTKQEPPKNEEPKFQAFSGKKYSLMG